One genomic segment of Nonomuraea coxensis DSM 45129 includes these proteins:
- a CDS encoding sensor histidine kinase, giving the protein MFGRVRSWSRGHEKLASALRVAPLAALCGLFAVPYASYAPPGGGMALGVAGYLALSAALLAPLLWLARPVESFALIALISFGQWLAGVDPLPANLAVLVALWAVAYRCSFQWALAAMLVAELGILLALVNWESPSFGTFFGGSVFVVTIWLFGLYAGTRHRYLESLEERAERAERERDQQARMAASAERARIARELHDVVAHNVSVMVVQADGAGYALDSDPEQARQAVRAISKTGRAALAEMRRLVGVLRDDGHPGTDYTPQPGLAQLEELVRGSGVPARLVVAGAPGELPEGQQLAVYRIVQEALTNALKHGGPEARALVEIDFGGPELVVRVTDDGRGATAPRGDSGHGLIGMRERVGLYGGAVTAGPRPGGGYEVLARLPMARAA; this is encoded by the coding sequence GTGTTCGGCAGGGTACGGTCGTGGTCCCGTGGCCACGAGAAGCTGGCGAGCGCCCTGCGGGTCGCTCCCCTCGCGGCGTTGTGCGGCCTGTTCGCCGTGCCGTACGCGTCCTACGCCCCGCCGGGCGGCGGCATGGCGCTCGGCGTGGCCGGTTATCTGGCGCTGTCGGCGGCGCTGCTGGCCCCGCTGCTGTGGCTGGCCAGGCCGGTCGAGTCCTTCGCGCTGATCGCGCTGATCAGTTTCGGGCAGTGGCTCGCGGGCGTGGACCCGCTGCCCGCCAACCTCGCCGTGCTGGTCGCGCTCTGGGCGGTCGCCTACCGGTGCTCGTTCCAGTGGGCGCTCGCCGCGATGCTGGTGGCCGAGCTGGGGATTCTCCTGGCGCTGGTCAACTGGGAGTCGCCCTCGTTCGGCACGTTCTTCGGCGGGTCGGTTTTCGTGGTCACGATCTGGCTGTTCGGCCTGTACGCCGGCACCCGCCACCGCTACCTGGAGAGCCTGGAGGAGCGCGCGGAGCGGGCCGAGCGCGAGCGGGACCAGCAGGCGCGGATGGCGGCCTCGGCCGAGCGCGCCCGCATCGCGAGGGAGCTGCACGACGTCGTCGCCCACAATGTCAGCGTCATGGTGGTCCAGGCCGACGGCGCGGGCTACGCGCTCGACAGCGACCCCGAGCAGGCCCGCCAGGCCGTACGGGCCATCTCCAAGACCGGCAGGGCCGCGCTGGCCGAGATGCGCCGGCTGGTCGGCGTGCTGCGCGACGACGGGCACCCCGGCACCGACTACACCCCGCAGCCGGGCCTGGCCCAGCTTGAGGAGCTGGTACGCGGCTCCGGCGTGCCCGCCCGGCTGGTGGTGGCCGGCGCGCCCGGCGAGCTGCCCGAGGGGCAGCAGCTCGCCGTCTACCGCATCGTCCAGGAGGCGCTGACGAACGCGCTCAAGCACGGCGGCCCCGAGGCCCGCGCGCTGGTCGAGATCGACTTCGGCGGCCCCGAGCTGGTCGTGCGCGTCACCGACGACGGCAGGGGCGCGACGGCGCCCCGCGGCGACTCCGGCCACGGCCTCATCGGCATGCGCGAGCGTGTCGGCCTGTACGGCGGCGCGGTGACGGCCGGCCCCCGCCCAGGAGGCGGCTACGAGGTGCTGGCCCGGCTCCCCATGGCGAGGGCGGCGTGA
- a CDS encoding response regulator transcription factor, whose product MIRVMLVDDQELLRAGFRMVLGAQPDIEVVAEAADGAAALELLATTEVDVVLMDVRMPHLDGVEATRRIDGPKVLILTTFDLDEYAFAAIKAGAAGFLLKDVPPDDLVSAIRHVHAGDSVVAPTTLRRMLDRFAAQLPSAEPVAAAELTPREREVLLSVARGLSNAEIAARLEVAEATVKTHLGRVLAKLGLRDRAQVVVYAYEAGLIVPAHRPKV is encoded by the coding sequence GTGATCCGGGTGATGCTGGTCGACGACCAGGAGCTGCTGCGGGCGGGCTTCCGCATGGTGCTGGGCGCACAGCCGGACATCGAGGTGGTCGCGGAGGCCGCCGACGGCGCCGCCGCGCTGGAGCTGCTGGCCACGACCGAGGTGGACGTCGTCCTCATGGACGTGCGGATGCCCCACCTGGACGGCGTCGAGGCCACCCGCCGCATCGACGGGCCGAAGGTGCTCATCCTGACCACGTTCGACCTGGACGAGTACGCCTTCGCCGCGATCAAGGCGGGCGCGGCCGGCTTCCTGCTCAAGGACGTGCCGCCGGACGACCTGGTCAGCGCGATCCGGCACGTGCACGCCGGTGACTCGGTGGTCGCGCCCACCACGCTGCGGCGCATGCTGGACCGCTTCGCCGCCCAGCTCCCGTCGGCGGAGCCGGTCGCGGCGGCCGAGCTGACGCCGCGCGAGCGCGAGGTGCTGCTGTCGGTGGCGCGGGGCCTGTCCAACGCCGAGATCGCGGCCCGGCTGGAGGTCGCCGAGGCGACGGTCAAGACGCATCTCGGGCGGGTGCTGGCCAAGCTCGGGCTGCGGGACCGCGCCCAGGTGGTGGTGTACGCCTACGAGGCCGGGCTGATCGTGCCCGCCCATCGGCCGAAAGTCTGA
- the bcp gene encoding thioredoxin-dependent thiol peroxidase encodes MTETKLAPGDAAPEFTLPTAAGGAVSLEDYRGKRVILYFYPAAMTPGCTKQACDFRDSLDQLAAEGFVVLGVSKDKPAKLATFAERDGLTFPLLSDPELTVHKAYAAYGLKKLYGKEVEGVIRSTFVIDGDGKVEQALYNVKATGHVASLKKKLGLA; translated from the coding sequence ATGACCGAAACCAAGCTCGCGCCCGGCGACGCCGCGCCCGAGTTCACGCTACCCACCGCCGCCGGCGGCGCCGTCTCGCTGGAGGACTACCGCGGCAAGCGGGTGATCCTCTATTTCTACCCTGCCGCGATGACGCCCGGTTGCACCAAGCAGGCCTGTGATTTCCGTGACAGTCTGGATCAGCTCGCCGCCGAGGGGTTCGTGGTGCTCGGGGTGTCGAAGGACAAGCCGGCGAAGCTGGCCACGTTCGCCGAGCGCGACGGGCTGACCTTCCCGCTGCTGTCGGACCCCGAATTGACCGTTCACAAGGCGTACGCCGCGTACGGGCTCAAGAAGCTCTACGGCAAGGAGGTGGAGGGCGTCATCCGCTCGACGTTCGTCATCGACGGCGACGGCAAGGTCGAGCAGGCCCTCTACAACGTCAAGGCGACCGGGCACGTGGCCTCACTGAAGAAGAAGCTCGGCCTGGCCTGA
- a CDS encoding DUF6286 domain-containing protein, which translates to MTTLQRQRTGAPAGQGQSPLRRARRALRPARALPGAVVSLTLTGALGASAAEVVSALLGHPLGWVPLNELAELAGRTSWPEASTVALALTGAGAAMLLLAVVPGRSRLVPVETTDPLIVIGITRTGLRRTLRAAAQQVPGVHRAHVRLRHRTIEVTVVTEAESSGSMLRQVGTAVGDRLAGVGTFGAGEVVVRLRGKAG; encoded by the coding sequence ATGACCACGCTCCAGCGGCAACGCACGGGCGCGCCCGCCGGTCAGGGGCAGAGCCCGCTGCGCCGGGCGCGGCGGGCGCTCAGGCCGGCGCGCGCCCTGCCCGGCGCCGTCGTGTCGCTCACGCTCACCGGCGCTCTCGGGGCGAGCGCCGCCGAAGTGGTCTCGGCGCTGCTCGGGCATCCGCTCGGCTGGGTGCCGCTGAACGAGCTGGCCGAGCTGGCGGGCCGTACCTCGTGGCCGGAGGCGTCCACGGTGGCCCTGGCCCTCACCGGCGCGGGCGCGGCCATGCTGCTGCTCGCCGTCGTGCCCGGCCGCTCCCGGCTCGTGCCGGTCGAGACCACCGACCCGCTCATCGTCATCGGCATCACCCGTACGGGCCTGCGCCGTACCCTGCGGGCCGCCGCCCAGCAGGTGCCCGGCGTGCATCGGGCCCACGTACGGCTGCGCCACCGCACCATCGAGGTCACCGTCGTGACGGAGGCCGAGAGCTCCGGCTCGATGCTCCGCCAGGTCGGCACCGCCGTCGGCGACCGCCTCGCCGGGGTCGGCACGTTCGGCGCGGGCGAGGTCGTCGTCCGGCTGCGCGGGAAAGCCGGCTGA
- a CDS encoding DUF3618 domain-containing protein: MADTDPDELERRIARARAELAQTVDAIADRVNPKRVAERTVADVKSRAGHFVASVGDALGVTPRPVEYGDEPGQVWEDERPSLAPVLIGVGAVLVVGAAIALLRRRRRR; this comes from the coding sequence ATGGCTGACACCGATCCCGACGAGCTGGAGCGGCGGATCGCGCGGGCACGCGCGGAGCTGGCGCAGACGGTCGACGCCATCGCCGACCGGGTGAACCCCAAGCGGGTCGCCGAGCGCACGGTGGCCGACGTCAAGAGCCGGGCCGGGCACTTCGTGGCGTCCGTGGGCGACGCGCTCGGGGTCACGCCGCGGCCGGTCGAGTACGGCGACGAGCCCGGCCAGGTGTGGGAGGACGAGCGGCCCAGCCTGGCGCCGGTGCTCATCGGGGTGGGCGCCGTGCTGGTCGTGGGCGCGGCGATCGCGCTCCTGCGCAGGCGCCGCCGCCGCTGA
- a CDS encoding amino acid deaminase/aldolase yields MDDRQRYDRATAELEPPFAILDLEAMRANAADLVRRAGGKPIRVASKSIRSRPVLERILAMDGFRGVMAFTLPEALWLAGHGFTDILVAYPTADRHALAALAADAEAARRITVTVDSAAHLDFIEHAVEQATPRAELRLCLDVDAGYVALGGRFRAGALRSPVREPEDAADLAAEIAKRPGLRLVGLLAYEAQIAGVGDAPQGKAAYARAVRLMQARSARELIVRRGLVVNAVRQFAELEFVNGGGTGSIELTVREKAVTEVGAGSGLFHPRLFDFYRRFTGHPAALFALPVVRRPRPDVVTVLGGGYPASGSAGPSRLPQPYLPAGLRYAPDEGAGEVQTPLLGQAAQDLRIGDRVWFRHAKAGELCERFDALHLVEGDKVVETVPTYRGEGRTFL; encoded by the coding sequence ATGGACGACCGCCAGCGCTACGACCGTGCCACCGCTGAGCTGGAGCCCCCCTTCGCCATCCTCGACCTGGAGGCCATGCGCGCCAACGCGGCCGACCTCGTCCGGAGGGCGGGAGGCAAGCCGATCCGGGTGGCCAGCAAGTCGATCCGCAGCCGCCCCGTGCTCGAACGGATCCTCGCCATGGACGGCTTCCGCGGCGTCATGGCCTTCACGCTCCCCGAGGCGCTGTGGCTGGCCGGGCACGGCTTCACCGACATCCTGGTCGCCTATCCGACGGCCGACCGGCACGCGCTCGCCGCCCTCGCGGCCGACGCCGAGGCCGCCCGGCGGATCACGGTGACCGTCGACTCCGCCGCCCACCTGGACTTCATCGAGCACGCCGTGGAGCAGGCCACGCCGAGGGCCGAGCTCCGGCTCTGCCTCGACGTGGACGCCGGATATGTCGCCCTCGGCGGCAGGTTCCGGGCGGGGGCGCTGCGCTCGCCGGTCCGCGAGCCGGAGGACGCCGCCGACCTGGCCGCCGAGATCGCCAAGCGGCCGGGGCTGCGGCTGGTGGGGCTGCTGGCGTACGAGGCCCAGATCGCCGGCGTCGGCGACGCGCCGCAGGGGAAGGCCGCCTACGCGCGCGCCGTCCGCCTCATGCAGGCGCGCTCGGCCCGCGAGCTGATCGTCCGGCGCGGGCTCGTGGTCAACGCCGTACGGCAGTTCGCCGAGCTGGAGTTCGTCAACGGCGGCGGCACCGGGAGCATCGAGCTGACGGTGCGGGAGAAGGCGGTCACGGAGGTGGGGGCAGGATCCGGGCTGTTCCACCCCCGGCTGTTCGACTTCTACCGCCGCTTCACCGGCCACCCGGCCGCGCTCTTCGCGCTGCCCGTGGTGCGCCGGCCCCGGCCCGACGTGGTGACGGTGCTCGGCGGCGGCTATCCGGCCTCCGGGTCGGCGGGGCCGAGCCGGCTGCCGCAGCCGTATCTGCCCGCCGGCCTGCGCTACGCGCCCGACGAGGGAGCGGGCGAGGTGCAGACGCCGCTGCTCGGGCAGGCGGCGCAGGACCTGCGGATCGGTGACCGGGTGTGGTTCAGGCACGCGAAGGCGGGGGAGCTGTGCGAGCGGTTCGACGCGCTGCACCTCGTGGAAGGGGACAAGGTCGTGGAGACGGTGCCGACGTACCGGGGCGAGGGCCGCACCTTCCTGTGA
- a CDS encoding ABC transporter ATP-binding protein → MTRTQAPPAVVATNLTKIYGHGDAAVHALRGVSVAFHTGAFTAIMGPSGSGKSTLMHCLAGLDTATSGTVRVGEAELTGLSDRRLTLLRRERIGFVFQAFNLLPTLTAEQNIRLPLDIAARQPDQALYDRVIDTVGLRDRLGHRPAELSGGQQQRVAVARALISKPQVIFADEPTGNLDSRSGAEVLSFLRTSVRELGQTIVMVTHDPVAASYADRVVFLRDGELVTEVAAPTPQTVLDTLVKLEA, encoded by the coding sequence GTGACCCGCACCCAGGCCCCGCCCGCCGTGGTGGCCACGAACCTGACCAAGATCTACGGCCACGGCGACGCCGCCGTGCACGCGCTGCGCGGCGTCTCCGTGGCCTTCCACACCGGGGCCTTCACCGCGATCATGGGGCCGTCCGGCTCCGGCAAGTCCACGCTGATGCACTGCCTGGCCGGGCTCGACACCGCCACCTCCGGCACCGTGCGCGTCGGCGAGGCCGAGCTGACCGGGCTGAGCGACCGGCGGCTCACGCTGCTGCGCCGCGAGCGCATCGGCTTCGTCTTCCAGGCGTTCAACCTGCTGCCCACGCTGACCGCCGAGCAGAACATCCGCCTGCCGCTCGACATCGCCGCCCGGCAGCCGGACCAGGCGCTGTACGACCGGGTGATCGACACCGTCGGGCTGCGGGACCGGCTCGGGCACCGCCCCGCCGAGCTGTCCGGCGGCCAGCAGCAGCGGGTGGCCGTGGCCCGCGCGCTGATCAGCAAGCCGCAGGTCATCTTCGCCGACGAGCCGACCGGCAACCTGGACTCGCGCAGCGGCGCCGAGGTGCTGTCCTTCCTGCGAACCTCCGTACGCGAGCTCGGCCAGACCATCGTCATGGTGACGCACGACCCGGTCGCGGCCTCCTACGCCGACCGCGTGGTGTTCCTGCGCGACGGCGAGCTGGTCACCGAGGTGGCCGCGCCCACGCCGCAGACCGTGCTGGACACGCTCGTGAAGCTGGAG